In Hemicordylus capensis ecotype Gifberg chromosome 4, rHemCap1.1.pri, whole genome shotgun sequence, the genomic window CCTTTGGGgttctacacacacacagggccatTTGGAAGGAGAGAGGCCTAGTAACATCAGGGAACAAGGAGATCAAGTATGGGACACAAATCTTAGAGCTTTTAACTGATGTCATGCTACCACGAAAGGTTGCAGTCATCCACTGTAGGGGCCATCAATGGAGAGATGACCAGGTGGCCACGGGAAATTGGGCTGCAGACACAGAAGCCAAGGCAGAAGCCCTCTAGATGCCTGCCATCCAAGCGCCTCTAATTCCCATGCCTGCTGCCTTGACAGCCCCCCCACTTACTTAGAAAATTACACTGGCTTTGCAAAACAGCAAGGGGCACAGCAGAACAAGGATGAATGGAGGAGAACAGCAGATGAAAGAGGTATTCTTCCAGAACCAGCCCTCTGGGCTTTCCTGCAATGTCTTCATGCAACCACGCATGCAGGGACGGAAGGCATGGTTAATATGATAAAAAGACAGTTTTGTGTCCCAAGGATGTATACTTTGGCAGAACATGCGGTGGCCACATGTGTAACTTGTACAGCAAACAATTCAACCAagagaaggaagctgccaccaGGGGTCCAGAGCATTGGCTCAGGACCAGAGGAACAGTGGCAAGTAGACTTTACTGAGCTCCCTCAAGTTGGAGGCTATCGATACTTACTGGTTTTTATTAATACTTTTCCAGGATGGATAGAAGCTTTCCCATGCTGCACCTGCAAGGCCAGAGAAGTCACCAAGAAACTGCTGAAGGAGACTATCCCCAGGTTTGGCCTGCCCTACTTGGTTGGCTTGGACAATGGACCATCCTTTGTGTCTCAGGTTGTTCAACAGGTGTCCAAGGCTTTGGACATCACCGGGAAACTCCATGCAGCATATAGGCCTCAGAGCAGTGCCAAAGTGGAATGGGCCAATCAGATCTTGAAGCAACACCTGTCCAAAATTTGTCAAGAAACTTCCCTAAAGTGGATAGATGCCCTCCCCCTTGCCTTACGCAGGGTTAGGGTGGTTCCAAAGGGAAGATTAGGCATAAGCCCTTTTGAGCTTACATATGGTAGGCCCATCCCTATCACTGCTCCCACCTTTTCATCTAATGCTGTAGTTGTAATAGAAGATAATGTAATGAAACAGTATATATCTGGTCTCTGGgctgcctcttcttctctctgtaGGTATGTGCAACAACACCTTCCTAAATCCCTGGATGGTCCTGTGCATCCTTTCAATCCAGGGGATCTGGTCCTGATTCGCACATGGAAGGAGGAGAGCCTAAAACCAAGGTGGCAAGATCCATATCAGGTCCTGTTAACCACACATAACTGTCTGAAGGTTGAAGGGGTAAAGCCTTGGATCCATCACACCTGGGTAAGATACCCAGCCAAAAACACTACATCCAAAAACACAACATCACACTGTCAGGGCAGGAGTAGCCAAGATTCTCCAATGCAGGAGCAAGGCCTACCCACAGACAACCACCAGGACAGCCAAGGTCCAGCCTCGAGGGAGAATAACAACAGTAAGACAGAGGACTGCCAGGACAGCCAAAGTCCTGCCCCACAGGAGAAACAGAGGAAAGGGGCAAAGCAGAATTACGAGACTGCCTGAAATGGCTTTTCACAAGGGAGTCTTAGTTTTAGGATTCTTAGGGATCCTAaggctgaccattgcctcataCTGGCTGTGGAGGGTTCAAGAACACACTACTGGACTAAACACTTTTGAAACACTAAAACTCCAATTGGTAAAGGAATTAAATATATCAAACTGTTGGATTTGTGCTCAGATAT contains:
- the LOC128323143 gene encoding uncharacterized protein LOC128323143; the protein is MVDFLINTGATHSVMTEKYEGRLGERIVPIIGVNGQKLHKPFLQPMDCEVGNRQLSHQFLYMLECPLLLCGSDMLCKMRAELEISPGRITLYVSKEEGWQWQACLLGMGKERNACSIQEKVLNAVFPLVWAGEAPGRAWFVPPVHIELEENVVPPRILHYPVRLETWLGLQHTIQRFLKYGPLRECQVPFNTPVLPVKGVTTGEYRVVWDLRAVNQVVEDQRKAGYAVVSDYGVLEAGPLVPGWIEAFPCCTCKAREVTKKLLKETIPRFGLPYLVGLDNGPSFVSQVVQQVSKALDITGKLHAAYRPQSSAKVEWANQILKQHLSKICQETSLKWIDALPLALRRVRVVPKGRLGISPFELTYGRPIPITAPTFSSNAVVVIEDNVMKQYISGLWAASSSLCRYVQQHLPKSLDGPVHPFNPGDLVLIRTWKEESLKPRWQDPYQVLLTTHNCLKVEGVKPWIHHTWVRYPAKNTTSKNTTSHCQGRSSQDSPMQEQGLPTDNHQDSQGPASRENNNSKTEDCQDSQSPAPQEKQRKGAKQNYETA